The Pirellulales bacterium DNA segment ACAATGCGAAGTGAGCTTTCGGCTGGGCATGGCGACAAAGGGGCCGTTGGAGCCGTCGATGATTTTGAGATCGCGAATGACGAAGCAATTATCGAAGGTGATGGAGCAAAAGGCTTGCAACCGCTCGCCGCCTTCTTCCATCAGCTTGATGCGAACTTCGGTGATTTCCACGGCTGTTCTCCTGGCGAAGCCGGTGCAGGCCCCTCCCCTGCAAGGCGAAATGCTAAATAACTCG contains these protein-coding regions:
- a CDS encoding septation protein SpoVG family protein → MEITEVRIKLMEEGGERLQAFCSITFDNCFVIRDLKIIDGSNGPFVAMPSRKLTSHCPQCGSKNHLRATFCNDCGNKLNPNRAPLDDDGRAKLYADIAH